CCCGCGTGGCGGCGATCTTCACGCAGCCCCGGTACGCCGGTGGGCAGATCTTCGCCGCCGTCCGGGACCACCGGGGCCATCGCCGCAGCGAACCGGTCACCTTCGTCGACACCGACCAGGGGCGCCGGCTCAGCCACCTCTCCGCGGACGGCCGGTTCGTGATCACCGTCGGCGGCTCGGACGGCGCGCTGGTCGCCAAGCTCGACGAGCTGAGGCACGGGCTGACCTGAGGCCGACGCCGATAAAGTCGGCGAAGAAAACCGCGAACTGTGAGGGTGCATCGATGAGCGTCATCCCGGAAAGCCACCGCGACCTGCTGGAGCGGCCGCTGTACGCCCACCTCGCCACCGTCCGGCCGGACGGGAAACCGCAGGTCAACCCGATGTGGTTCGCCTGGGACGGCGAGTACGTCCGCTTCACGAACACCACGGTCCGGCAGAAGTACAAGAACGTGACCGCCCACCCCGAGGTCGCGCTGTCGATCAACGACCCCGAGCAGCCGTACCGGTACCTCGAGGTCCGCGGCACCGTCGAACGCATCGACGAGGACTCGGACGGCGCGTTCTTCGCCGAGCTGGCCGACCGCTACGGCCTGAAGCTGGACGGCCCGCCCGGAGACGTCCAGCACCGCGTCGTCTACGTCGTGAAGCCGACGTCGGTCAGCAACCAGTAGCCGGTGGGACTCGAGGCGGCCTACACGACCCTGGTCGGCTTGGCCGTCGGGGACGCGTTCGGCGCGCAGATCCTCCTGCCCGGCGACCACCCCGATGTGCAGGCGCGGCGGCTGCCGCCCGCGCCGTGGGGCTGGACCGACGACACCGAGATGGCGTGCTCGGTCTTCGCCGTCCTGAAGCGCCACGGCGTCGTCGACCAGGATGCGCTGGCCCGGTCGTTCGCCGCCCACTTCGACCCGGAGCGCGGTTACGGCTCGGGCGCCGAATGGCGGCTCAACCAGATCCGTGCCGGGCAGCCGTGGCAGACGGTCAATGTCACCAACGGCCGCGGCTCCTGGGGCAACGGCGCCGCCATGCGCGTGGCGCCGCTCGGCGCGTGGTTCCACGGCAATCTGCCGCAGGCTCTGCGGCAGGCCGAGCTGTCCGCGGTCATCACGCACGCGCACTTCGAGGGCGTGGCGGGCGCGGTGGCCGTCGCGGCGGCGGCCGCGCTGCGCGCCGCGTCCCCGGGGCTCGCCGGCCCGGACCTGCTGAACCAGCTCGTCCCGCTCGTCCCGCTCGTCCGGGTCCGCGACGGCCTCACGA
This window of the Amycolatopsis balhimycina FH 1894 genome carries:
- a CDS encoding ADP-ribosylglycohydrolase family protein encodes the protein MGLEAAYTTLVGLAVGDAFGAQILLPGDHPDVQARRLPPAPWGWTDDTEMACSVFAVLKRHGVVDQDALARSFAAHFDPERGYGSGAEWRLNQIRAGQPWQTVNVTNGRGSWGNGAAMRVAPLGAWFHGNLPQALRQAELSAVITHAHFEGVAGAVAVAAAAALRAASPGLAGPDLLNQLVPLVPLVRVRDGLTMALKIADAREAADTLGTGREIAAHDTVPLALWIAARHPGSYVDALWTVAQLAEDVDTVGAIVGGVLAAGGTPVPADWLAACEPLPSWLR
- a CDS encoding PPOX class F420-dependent oxidoreductase; the encoded protein is MSVIPESHRDLLERPLYAHLATVRPDGKPQVNPMWFAWDGEYVRFTNTTVRQKYKNVTAHPEVALSINDPEQPYRYLEVRGTVERIDEDSDGAFFAELADRYGLKLDGPPGDVQHRVVYVVKPTSVSNQ